A window of Asterias amurensis chromosome 10, ASM3211899v1 genomic DNA:
TAATTGCTTTCTAGTGTAACCAACTGACTTGGAGTACCCAGtcaattgtttacgtagttattttaattcaccGAATTCCTTTCCTTATAACTTCAATTTATAAAGAATACTTGCAGTTCGCTGAGGCGTTAAGGGTGTGGCGCGATCACCATTCCACTTCCATCGACCAGCCCTGATTTCGAGGAGGATCCCCTGCCTGCGTAAAATGACACGCCTGATCCCTCTTAAAAATACACACCCTGTCATACAATTCCGGCGTAACAATGTAAAATGATATAGCGTCGTAAAaacttttttcttcagttattcATAATTAATGACCCTGTTAACCAATTGTTAGGTCTGAAAATGCAAGTATTTTGATACCGCTATGATAAAATGGCAAAACATTGATCGCCACCGACCTGCAGGGTCAGCAGATTGGGGAAAAACTAGCCCCCATATTGGTACAATCCACTCCGTATATAGCACCTTTGATATACAATTATtccggtgtttttttttaagatcaaaggtgctggggccaaggatacggagtggattggaccaatTAATGGGTCTAGGGAAAAACATGACATTCacggtacattcttacaggttTACCAGCATTCATCCATAATCAAGACAGCTTAACtcttcaaacacacacaagattGTTCACTCATTTAGGCTtactaatattaattttgtcacCAAAGCGAAATCAAATGGCCGGCGGTGTGGGGTTTTTTCTTAAGCAAAATTAGTACACTATTATGTGATGTGCAATCCATAGAAAACTTGTGTTCAAATTCTCTCAGTTAACAatcctttatttttattttttttaaatcatggcTAATTAGCTGTTGGTGTCTCAGTCCCCATGCAACTTGACCGTAACGTGGAGTAGCCAAACGCGCATATAACTATCCCTGCTTATCCGTGGAatatacgcttgacgtaagcgcgcTTTCGGCGTTTGCGATGACCAAAACGCTTTAGTGAAATCGACTCCTGAGCCATTAAATTTTGCCCTGCACATGCCTGGCGGAAACTTTGTGACTATTTTtttacggattttttttttctttccttttttaccgattttaaaataacaaaaacaacttccACTTGAAAGCcttacgacagtggcaatttcgaagtagagaaacaaaaatgctgCCTGGAGATGGCGCGGTCtttcattctgaaaaaaaaataaaataaaataaaacaatcacgccacccccccccccccccccgtttggAAAAGCCTAGATCCGCCCCTGAATGCGCTATGATTTTAATGGAGTAGCgtattttgttaattgtttggTTATGAAAGTCATATAACCACTCACCACGGCAGCCTAGGAGCTCAATACGTATGCCAGGTTCAGTATGCCAGTCGGTAGGTCTGATGCGGATGTACCGTGCTTGAATAGGCTGCTGGAAGATATTCGTGACTGGGGTGTCCCCATCAGTGTTGCCAATGAAAGTCTGTCAATCAAACATAGGTAGACCTAGTGTAAGTATGAAGAGTGTTtacattgtttcaaaattgttttcataCAGCAGCTTTATTGAAATGTCTTTGTTCATAAGGAATACATGTTAGGTTGGAGGGTGTCTTTGCTGAGTACTCTTACCTGTGGAGTAGAGGCCCCATTGACATACAGCCATGCAGTGCCATCAATGCTGTATTGTACCTGGTACTGTGTCACCCAGTAACCACCGTTTGGATTGCCCTGTGTGATGACGCCCTCAATATGCACAGGATTTGTATTCATAACTACTTGAAGCCATGATCCAACGAATTGTCCTATAGCTGGACACCAATTCCGGTTCAGGTCCAGTCGTGCATTACTCGGCTGATAATCTGAACTCCGCTGACTAGATGCTGTAATCCTATCATCAGGAATACTTCTGTCTTCCATTCCTAGTTTATGCCCACAGTATCTGCCAACTGGCAACAAAACACAACGTTTAACCTTTAAGTAAGTGATGACAAtgatttaagacactggacactgttggccGTTACTCAGGTAAAATAGTTTTgtctcagttaaaaaaaaaaaaactttcccgAAGCATTATATTATggatgcatctgaaaacacacattatttgttttcttcttttgttttcccttcatttttctcttgtaaTTTCCATGACAGGCCCtaattgatattttttatacaggtttgttatgcataattatgttgggatacatcaatgagaatgttggtctttggcaattggcaatagtgtctagtgccatCAAGATATTACAACAATTTTCTGTTGCCATAATTCAAAGGAAAACAATTCACTTAATTGTTGTTTGCAATAACTCGAATTTCACATCAAGCAAACAAGTTTTCTAACATAAATTAATTGTCGACAGGCCTTTCGACCAGCGTGTGTAATtcatgatccctggctacacggcagttaacggttgtatggctccagactggcaccctcgaacaaagatattgacaaaatagggacaccgccaatatagggctagatagctcagttggtagagcgctctagtcaattctttgttcaacctcaaaaatCATAACTAATGCTTACAAACTTATTTTGATGTGATATCAAAGGATACGAAGCGATCATCTTATCTTTGTTGTTTGGTGGTAACTCAAATTTCACataaagtaaaatagttttttacATAAATTAATTGTCGACAAAAAGGGCCCTTCAAAAAGCGTTTGCAATTCATAATGCTTACAGATTGGTTTTGAGGTGATATCAAAGGTTTCCCTGGTGGCGATTATGAAATATGTTGTTAACATACCAGTTGGTTGTACCTCGGAGTGCTCCAGAAACATGGTGTAATCGACAGGTCCGACGTGAAACTGTGTCTTCAGCAAATGACCCGTGACGTTATCTTCATTGGTGAGGTCCAGGCGGATTGTCCAGTTCCCTTCAGCATCAGTCAGGTTATGTAGAATCTCATTGCCAAGCCAGAACTCACCATCCATTGACCCAAAGCCTTTCGTGTATTCTGCCCAACTGCGGTTGAAATTGACTGATCCATCGTAACGCCGCTGGACGACCTTGCAGTaagaaaacaatacaattaTACTGTAGTACTTTTGGACATAATGGTTCTCGTATAGGTTAATCTAAAttcattaattttaatttcattcatTAAATTAGGTAAACAGGTTATTATTTCAAGACAATTCTAATTCTGACATAAGGTATTTTAAACTTTACTAAAATACGACCAAATAGGCCTATAGGCCAAAGCCTACACTTTTTGTTCACTATTGAAGTTCTGGTATAATTATGCAGACATCAAATAGCAATAACTTAAATCATATATTAAATTAGTGTTTTCAATTGAggacttttgaaaaaaaaagctttaTATGGGCAAtgtttgtgtccttccaagTAAACTACAGTTTACCAGTTAAACTTTTAAGTGGTGGATGACTCCAAGTCGAGTTTGCATCGCCGAATAttgtac
This region includes:
- the LOC139942810 gene encoding fibrinogen-like protein 1 — encoded protein: MGPILLPLAVCVYLLNVGEAAGTKVCYLTQEPDPDEGNRLRWIQPFEVMCSCTSIRPGGLFKVAPKRKTKPSYTDEPIFTDDQEEIHDHYECHFKDCQNLLDAGYKDNGIYTIHPYQYDKGIKVFCDMTKQTGWIVVQRRYDGSVNFNRSWAEYTKGFGSMDGEFWLGNEILHNLTDAEGNWTIRLDLTNEDNVTGHLLKTQFHVGPVDYTMFLEHSEVQPTVGRYCGHKLGMEDRSIPDDRITASSQRSSDYQPSNARLDLNRNWCPAIGQFVGSWLQVVMNTNPVHIEGVITQGNPNGGYWVTQYQVQYSIDGTAWLYVNGASTPQTFIGNTDGDTPVTNIFQQPIQARYIRIRPTDWHTEPGIRIELLGCRELSCLDYG